The Mycoplasmopsis caviae sequence ACTTGAAAAAGTTTATTTTTGAGATGGTCAACTAATTATTGACGGTTACATCAATGATCCTGAGATTAAGAAAAAAGTTTCTGCTGCTGATCTTTATGAAAAAATTAGCGACAAGACTTTTGAAGAACAAATTCAAATAATTAGAGATATGTGCAAAATTAATGTTGAATTTAAACCAGATGATAATTATGATTACTACAGCGATGTAGCAACACACACACATGAAAAATCATTGCATTATACATTTTCAAGATCAAAAAAAGGTGTTTTTAAACTTGAAAAGGTTTCACGTGATATTCAAGGTTTCGAAATCATTTCAAAAGAATGGGTTGGAATCTATGCAAGTGGTGGACAACGAATATTGAACGAAGACGTTGAGGATCAAAGTGAAAATCACAATTGAACTGGCCAAGATGTTAAGTTAGGTTCATTTACAATTAAACCAGTCGCTAATGATGAAGGTAAAAAAATATCATCAAATAAGTTCAATGAATTACTTAAAAAACATGATGAAGAAAAAAACCATGAACCTGAGGAAATTATTAAATTTATTAAAAAATATATAAACATCCAAGGCGAATTTAAAAGTGATGACATATATGAATATGCATTTAATGTTAAAACTTCTCACACACATGGTACATCAAACTTTCATTTTTACGCTTACTACCGTGAAAAAGGTAAAAATCAAAAATGAAAAGAAGCCTCGGTTGTTGTAAATGGGTGAAATAGTCAATAACATATTTGAATAATAAGTCTATAAAACAATCGTTTTAGAAAAAATGACTCATTCAACAAAAAGGGTTTATCTTTTTTTGTCTTCTTTACAATATGATTAAAATTTGTTTTTTTAGTTGGTAAATAAAATAATTTTTTTGGTTGTTCGTTAATTAATAAGACAAAAGAATATTTTTTACTAAACATAAATTATGTTTATTGTGCAACGCATTATCATATTTACCTATAAAGTAATAATAAATGTAATACTATTTACTTATAAATAATTGACAACTAATTTGGTAAAAGTGAGCCTTTTTTCTTAATTTTTTCCATTTTTGAATAATTATTTCTCAAAGTAACGAGTTTTAATTGAAAGGATATAACCAATTATGAAAAACAAAAATGTTGAAATTAAAAATAAAGACAAAGAACTAAAAGAAGCATTAGATGAAATTACTAAGAAATTCGGCTCTGAGGCAATTATGCTTTTTGGTGAAAATGGAGTTGATGAAAAAGTAGAAACCTTTCCAAGTGGTTCATATTTATTAGATGGCGCATTAGGTATTGATGGCTATCCAAAAGGAAGAATTATTGAAATTTATGGACCTGAGAGCAGTGGCAAAACTACTCTTTGTTTACATGCGATTGCCGAAATTCAAAAACAAGGTGGCATTGCAGCTTATATTGATGCAGAGCACTCACTTGATCCAAATTATGCACGTAATTTAGGAATTAATTTAGATAGTTTAATACTATCTCAACCTGATAGTGGTGAACAAGCTTTGCAAATTGTTGATATTTTAGCTAAAAGCGGTTCAATTGATTTAATTGTTGTTGATAGTGTAGCAGCACTAGTTCCTGAAGTTGAGTTAAATGGAACAATGAGTGATTCATCTGTTGGGGCTCAAGCTCTCCTAATGGCAAAAGGATTGAGAAAAATCACAGCAAATTTAAACAAAAATAAAACAGCGATTATTTTTGTTAATCAAATAAGAGAAAAAATTGGAGTTTTATTTGGTAACCCTGAAACAACAACAGGTGGTAGAGCACTTAAATTCTTCTCATCAATTAGAATTGAAGTTCGTAAAACTGCTTCAATTGTTGAAGGCAAAGATATAACAGGTAACGAAATTAAGATAAAAATTGCTAAAAACAAATTAGCAGCACCATATAAATCATTTACAACTCAAATAATTTTTTCAAAAGGTATTGATAAACTTGGAGAACTAATTAATTTAGCAGTTGACGCGGGTGTTATTGAGAAAAAAGGCGCTTGATTTGCGTACCAAGACAAAAATATAGCACAAGGTAAAAAAGCACTTAAAGATATGCTACTTGAGAACCCAGAATTTAAGGCAGAAATCGAAAAACAAGTTTTAAACGTAGACAAGAACGATTAGCAAATTTTACTAAAGTCCTATTTTATAGGGCTTTTGTTTTTTGCTAACTAGAAAGCAATGAGTTTAGTAGTCAATTTAGGTATTTTGACAATATGAAGACCTAGTTATTTAATTTTAAATTAACAATTGTAAGTTTTAAAACAAATTGAGCTCTTTTTTGTGTTTAATTCCAAAACAAAATGAGATCCTATAAGTTCTCCTTTTGTTTTGGAATTAACTATTATTTTTTAAAATAAAAATGGAGAATTTAATTCTCCATTATTGCCTTTTTTATAAACAGTTAGTTAGTTGCTGGCTGTTTTTTCAACTGAATCTAGCAATAATTTATCCCAAGTTTGACGAATCAATTAAAAAGGAGTATTAAAAATGACTAATACGCCTTATTTATAGGTGTATTGGTCATTTTTACAATTTTAGCCATGTGTTATAATACCCTCAATTTCATCGACTTTTCCCATCAGTGGAAGTCTTTCAATATTTAATTTTTCAATTAATTCAAGGTATTCAATTGGTTCATCAGTTCTCATAAAATACTCTGTATCATTCTCATAATCTTTAAAGGTTATTAGTTCAACTTCTCTAATACTGTTGAGTATTTTTTCAGTAGTAAATTTGTGATCATCTTCAACTATTGAGTCAATAGTGAATTCTAGAAATCTTTGGAGTACAAGGGCTAAATAACAAATAAGAAAATGCCGCTTCAATTGTCTTCCTTTTTGATAGATAAACAGGTCTAACCTCAAATGATGTTTTTAACATTCTAAACGAATCTTCAATCTTTCAAAGTTTTCGATATGTTGAAATAATTCTATCAGTCTTCATTTCCATATCGTTTGTGAATATTCCATAAAATCCATCTCATTTTGCATCATCTTCAATTTTTGTTGTCTTTATCGTTACTTCTTTAACATTATAATCGAGATACTTTCTACCGCCTCTACTTAATTCTGAGCGAGCTTTTGAAGCATTGTTTTGAACACCTTTTAAAGCTTTTTCAATAAGTCTTTTGCGGTCGCTCTCATCCTTTTTTCTTCTATTTTCACTGAAAGAAAGAACAAGTCTACCATCAATTATATATTTCTCATCATCTTCATTTTTTACAAATTTTGTATCTTTACGATCTCTAATAAAGTAGTTTTCAGTTATTTTATCATATGAATCTAAGTCAAGTATTTCAGAGGCAATTTTGCCTTTTGCTCTAATTTTTCTGCCATTATAAATTTAAAACCATTGTCAATTATCGACTGTAAATTAGGCCCAGAATTAAGTCCTCTATCAGCAACTATCGTTACATTTTCGATTCCTAAATTTTCCTTAACTTCCTGTATAAAAGGGATAAAAGTCTTAAAATCGCTTGTATTTCCAGGAAAAAGTTTGTAACTTATTGGTATTCCATTTGCATCAATCATCAAACCTAATACCACTTGTGTTTGATTAACTTTTAAATCCTTTGAAAAACCAAAGATTCTAAAATCATCTGCTGTGAAACTTTCAAAATAAACTGTTGTAACATCGTAGAAAGCCTCTTCTAGATTTCTGTCCATTAATTCTGATAATCTATTGTTTAAATGTTTAATAATATCTAATCTTTCATCGCATAAAATTTCCAATGCTCTGTAATGAGATTTCAACGTGTCGTCATTCTCTATTAAATATGAATCATAAGATTGAACTGTTCTTAGTTTTGATGAAGGTTTTAAAATTCTTAAAAAAGTTAGGTTCTCAACAATATTATTTAAATCATATCTGAAAAGAAATTCTTTACTTTTTAAATCAAAATATTCATCAAGTTTTAGTTTTTTGTAAATCGTTTTGTAAAGTAAATTACCATATTTTTTTCTAACTATTTTTTTACTTTTTTCAGCCTTTTCTTCATATGTTAATTTGTCTTTGAATTCATTCCTTTCATTGAATTCTGTGTCAAATAAAGCATCAATAGATTTGTGAACTCTATACTTCAATAATTCATTATCTCTCGCTTCATTTCTCAAACCTTGATATTTATTTTTTAAATCCTCTAAAATGTTAGGATTTTCTTCTTGCAGTTTTGATAAAAGACCAAGTTTTTCAATAACCACTTGCTTTGTTTTATTTGTTCCTTTTATTCTAACTGAATGGCAAATTTGAACATATTCTTTGCCTGCTACTTTTGAAACTTTTACATACATAATTATATTATAACATATTATAACACAAAATAAGAAAAAATGAAAAAAATTTCATATACTTTAGTATATGAAGTGTTCATTTTTATTTTTGATTCGTCAAACTTGGGAGTTTAGTAGTCAATTTAGGTATTTTGACAATATGAAGACCTAGTTATTTAATTTTAAATTAACAATTGTAAGTTTTAAAACAAATTGAGCTCTTTTTGTGTTTAATTCCAAAACAAAATGAGCACCTATAAGTTCTCCTTTTGTTTTGGAATTAACTATTATTTTTAAAATAAAAATGGAGAATTTAATTCTCCATTATTGCCTTTTTTATAAACAGTTAGTTAGTTGCTGGCTGTTTTTTCAACTGAATCTAGCAATAATTTATAGTTATCGCTTAATGATTTATAAATTAATTCTGCCATATTTAGATTTTCTTTAAGGAGTTCATTTGAGCAATTAGAAGTATTGCTAATGTCATCAATTAACTTTCGTAGGTAAGGTAAAAAGTCTTTACTTGCTTTTGTGACTCGATATAAGCATTCTGATCTTTTGTCATCATAGAACAAATGAAATGTTTTACAAAATTTTTGAAACTCAGTTAACTCATCATCACGTAATATTCTTGCTTTGAATAGTTTATTATTGATAATGAAGAAATACTCATTATTTGAATTATGAACGAATCTCAATTCCACACCGTTTTGTATAATTTTGTACTTGTTATCATCTGTAACCGGTATATAAAATTTATTTTGAAATTGAATAACACCATTGTTGAATTTTCTATCAATTGATAGATATAACTTTGTATCCATTTCATCTTTTGGTTTTATAAAGAAATTTAATTTATCACCTATTTTTTATTGAAATGTTCATTATATTTATTAATGATCAAGAGAGCATTTTCATTAATTTGATCAATAGTTTTTATATTATTATCACGTAAAAAATTATTAACCAAGGTTGTAAAGTTCTGTTTGTTCGCTCCACATCTAGTTTAAATTCGCCGTAACTTGCAGACGATACTTCAGTACCTTTTTTATGATTTGTCGTGCTAATTCAGTATCATTCCTTTTGTAAGAAAAGCACGTTCTTTTATCTGTTCTAACAGACATTGGAATCCCAAAAGCCCTATAAAGAAGTTCAAAAGTTTCATATAACCTATTGTTGTTTCTTCTTTCTCAGCATATATTGAGACCAACATTTTGGAAGATGTTTCTACAATTGTATATATATGAAAATTGTCTAATTCTTTAATTCACGCTTCATAACAAGCGTCTGCTTGCACTTGTTCACCAAATTCAAATTTAACTGAATTCATTGTTCTTGGTAACCTTTTAACATTCTCCATATTATCAATTGATTTAATCTTTATATAAAGCTGTTTTTTGTTTATATTTTTATCTTCTGTTTTTGTTAATGCAATTAAATAATTTCTAACATTTCTCCTTGTTTTCTTATGTTGTGTAGGTTTAACATAGCCTGTCATATTACATTTATTTATGAATGTTGTAAGGCACATTTTTTCTTTAAGTTTATCTTCGTCTTTATTTTTAAAAAATGATTAAAAGGTACAGAAAACTTATTTTCGTCCCTATCTTTAAAATATTCTTTGTCCTTTAATTTCATATTTGTAATTGCCTTTTCTATTTCATTGTTAAAATCTTTTTCTGCATTTTTGTTGTTTAAATTTCCATGTGAATACATTACAATTGATGTTGCATTTTCCTTTTCACACTCTCTAATTTGTTTAATGTATCTTCTAATAGTTGAATAAGAAATTCCGCTCGATCCATCTCCAATCAAAGAATGAATTCTTCTTGCAGTAAAGCCTTTTTTAAATAGAAAACAATTTTTTCAATATTAATTTTTTATTTAATTCATATTCAGTTGAATCTCTGTGATTAGTATTAAATGATTTTTTCATATGGATATTTATAAATATAAAAAATAAGGCACTAAATTATAAAATTAACTTTTTGATACCTTATCTTTTGTGTCTTTATTCATAAAATAATCTAATGAAAAATTACCACAAAGTGTTCAAATTGTTTTGGAATTTAAAGAGCTCAATTTGTTTTGGAATTCACAAAGACCTAGTTATTTAATTTTAAATTAACACTACAATTTATATTATAATAATCATACTTAAAGTTTGATTTAATCAAGTAGAATGGGGTCATTTAAAAATGACAAATGAAAATAAGACTCTAAATATACTTTTTATTGGAGATATTTTTTCAGACTCAGGAATTGAAATAGTTGAAGAACTATTACCTTCCTTAATTAATGAACACAAAATTGATGTTGTTATTGCTCAAGGCGAAAATGTATCAGGTAGAAAAGGGTTAATTAAAAAAGATTATCTAAGACTTAAAAGAGCGGGAGTTGACATCTTTACAATAGGAAATCATGTTTGAGCAAAAGATGGTATTTTTTCAATAATTAACAATCCTGAACTTGTTAGACCTGCTAACATTGATGAAGGTTATCCAGGTAGTGGTTCAATAATTTATAAGTGTAAAAACGGTGTTAGTCTAAGAGTTACATCTCTTATGGGAATTACATTTAATAAATTACTTGCTCCTTGAACTCAGGAATATGCTAATAATTTCTTTGACACAATTGATAGTATTCTTGAATATGGTGAGAAAAGTGATTTTCACTTTGTTGACTTTCATGCTGAAACAACTAGTGAAAAATATGTTTTAGGTCTTCATTTAGATGGAAAAGTCGACGGTTTATGTGGGACTCATACTCATGTACAAACAAACGATGCACATATATTACCAAAGGGAACATGCTATATAACAGATGCTGGAATGTGTGGGCCTTTTGATTGTGCTATTGGAGCTAATTTTGAGGAAGTTTATCAAAAAATGAGATACAACAGGAATGTAAAATTTATCCCTTCGAAAAACCGTTGTCAATTTAATGGTGCTGTTTTAAAGTTAAATAGTGATAAAAGCAAAAATGTAATTATTCCAATTAATATTAAACCAAACTAAAATGCAACTTTAGTACAAAAAACGCAGGACTTTTAATGTTCCTGCGTTTTTCTAAAATCACTATTTTATAGCATTTTTGGTTTCCTAATTACTCCTAAGTTCACTCAACATCTTAGAATCAAAAACCTTAACAAATTCAGTAATTAAATCAATTGTTGCTTGGATGTCAACTAATGAACATACACCGATTGGAGAATGTAAATAACGTTGTGGCAATGACAATGTAATTGTTGGAACTCCACCTTTTCCATATTGTAAACTAGCACCATCAGTTCCGCCACCTTCAGCAATATATTTATAAACTGGTATGTTGTGTTTTTTAGCTAATTTAACTAACATATTAATTAATTTTGGATCTGTAATTACTGCGCCATCTTGAATTAAGAGTGCAACACCTTTGCCTAATACTGGTGTACCTTTTATGCAACCTGTTGTGTCATGACTTGCACCTGTATCAATAGCAAAAGCAACATCAGGATTGATAAGTGAAACAGATGTCTTAGCACCTCTTGTTCCAATTTCTTCTTGGACTGTACCAACAATATATGTTTCATTTGGTAATTCTAAATCTTTAATATTATTAGCTAAAAAATCAATAACCGTAACACCTGCTCTATTGTCCATTGCTTTACCAGCTATCAAATTATTAGGCATATCAATTGGCTCACCTGACATATAAACTCTATCGCCAACTTCAATACCTCATTTTTCAGCTTCTTCTTTTGAATTAAAACCACAATCTATGAATAATTCTTTTGTTGTTGGAACTTTTGAACGTTTTTCAGCCTCCATAATATGAATTGATGTATGGCCAAAAATACCAAAAATTTCTTTATTATCTCGGTTAGTCACAACTCTGCACTTTGTTCCGATAACAGCAGCAGGCCATACGCCACCAACAACTGAAACAAGTAAATTGCCATTAGCCTCAATTGATCTAACTAAATAACCAACTTCATCCATATGAGCTGCAATCATAACTTTTGGTGCATTTTTTACCTTGGTCTTATTTTTAATAATTAATGATCCAAAATTATCTCTTGAATACTCAAAATTTGCCGATGCTGTGTTTTTCTTTAGTGCTTCTACAACAGGTTCCTCATATCTACTCATAGCTTCGATTGCCATATATTCTTTTAATCTTTTTGCAATTTTTTCGTATTTTGCCATTTCTTCTCCTTTAAATTCTTATATGAATTATATAACTAATTGTCAAATGAATTTATGATTAAACTAATTTTAGTTTTGAAACAATTATATTTAAGCACAATTAAGTACCTAAGTGTTAAAATAATAATTTTCTTCATTTATTGCTTTTCCTAAAAACCTATAAAACAGGTTTTTTGGAAAATTAAAACAATTTAATAATATTTCGTTATTTTCCTAGAAACTAGAAATCTGCTTACTTTTATTAGGAAACAAATTTAAGATCATTCTCAACATCTAATAAAAAAATTGAAATGGGGAGCATTATTTGTAATAAAAAAGTTTAACAGATGTTACTATATGGCTAAAATTTCAGCAAGTTTTTCAATGTAATTTAATAATTTAGTATTTCTTCAATCAACACCATTGGACGATTGTTTTTTAAATGATTTTAGATAGTTGATAATTTGATTATATGAATATTTTTCAATTAGGTTCAGCCTTGTTAATTCGTTCTTAACTCTCATTGAAATTATCAAT is a genomic window containing:
- a CDS encoding TIGR00282 family metallophosphoesterase; this translates as MTNENKTLNILFIGDIFSDSGIEIVEELLPSLINEHKIDVVIAQGENVSGRKGLIKKDYLRLKRAGVDIFTIGNHVWAKDGIFSIINNPELVRPANIDEGYPGSGSIIYKCKNGVSLRVTSLMGITFNKLLAPWTQEYANNFFDTIDSILEYGEKSDFHFVDFHAETTSEKYVLGLHLDGKVDGLCGTHTHVQTNDAHILPKGTCYITDAGMCGPFDCAIGANFEEVYQKMRYNRNVKFIPSKNRCQFNGAVLKLNSDKSKNVIIPINIKPN
- a CDS encoding IS1634 family transposase; this translates as MYVKVSKVAGKEYVQICHSVRIKGTNKTKQVVIEKLGLLSKLQEENPNILEDLKNKYQGLRNEARDNELLKYRVHKSIDALFDTEFNERNEFKDKLTYEEKAEKSKKIVRKKYGNLLYKTIYKKLKLDEYFDLKSKEFLFRYDLNNIVENLTFLRILKPSSKLRTVQSYDSYLIENDDTLKSHYRALEILCDERLDIIKHLNNRLSELMDRNLEEAFYDVTTVYFESFTADDFRIFGFSKDLKVNQTQVVLGLMIDANGIPISYKLFPGNTSDFKTFIPFIQEVKENLGIENVTIVADRGLNSGPNLQSIIDNGFKFIMAEKLEQKAKLPLKYLT
- the recA gene encoding recombinase RecA; its protein translation is MKNKNVEIKNKDKELKEALDEITKKFGSEAIMLFGENGVDEKVETFPSGSYLLDGALGIDGYPKGRIIEIYGPESSGKTTLCLHAIAEIQKQGGIAAYIDAEHSLDPNYARNLGINLDSLILSQPDSGEQALQIVDILAKSGSIDLIVVDSVAALVPEVELNGTMSDSSVGAQALLMAKGLRKITANLNKNKTAIIFVNQIREKIGVLFGNPETTTGGRALKFFSSIRIEVRKTASIVEGKDITGNEIKIKIAKNKLAAPYKSFTTQIIFSKGIDKLGELINLAVDAGVIEKKGAWFAYQDKNIAQGKKALKDMLLENPEFKAEIEKQVLNVDKND
- a CDS encoding M42 family metallopeptidase, whose amino-acid sequence is MAKYEKIAKRLKEYMAIEAMSRYEEPVVEALKKNTASANFEYSRDNFGSLIIKNKTKVKNAPKVMIAAHMDEVGYLVRSIEANGNLLVSVVGGVWPAAVIGTKCRVVTNRDNKEIFGIFGHTSIHIMEAEKRSKVPTTKELFIDCGFNSKEEAEKWGIEVGDRVYMSGEPIDMPNNLIAGKAMDNRAGVTVIDFLANNIKDLELPNETYIVGTVQEEIGTRGAKTSVSLINPDVAFAIDTGASHDTTGCIKGTPVLGKGVALLIQDGAVITDPKLINMLVKLAKKHNIPVYKYIAEGGGTDGASLQYGKGGVPTITLSLPQRYLHSPIGVCSLVDIQATIDLITEFVKVFDSKMLSELRSN